The genomic interval GTGCTCCCACAATCTCCATTGTCAACACCTTCAGCGGTAACCAAACTGCCTTCTTTCAAAGCTTTGCTCAGTCAATGATTAATATGGGGAACATCAGTCCATTAACAGGAAGCAGTGGAGAGATCAGAGCAGACTGTAAGAAGGTTAATGGAAGTTAATTAACCTCCATGATCAATATATAGAATCTGCTAGCTAATTAGAAATCAATTTCAAGCtatgttttaacaaaaaaaaggaaaatggattTTATAAAGAATCAAAACTGAAATCACAAGATAATGGGATCCTACCATGTTTGTATTCAGTGAAGTTTGATCTGGATGTGGATCACCTGTCACCAAATGTGCCTGTAAGAAATAAATCGGTGAAgaaatattaatgaaattattgTATGAATGACCAGGCACCTGGCAACTGTTGGTTCTATCCTTTCTACGTATTGGCTCAGAAAGTAGGGAAAAAATCTATATCCGATGTCAAATTATCAATCAGTCTTGTCCAATTTATCATCAAAATGCGGCCAAGACATCATCTTCTCAGTAGCCGTTCGTTCAAATCAAATCCATCTGTAAGAAAAATGAACATAAGATGAAGAACTGACTCAGCATTGgacaaataaaacataactGTGCATGGAAAATCGTTGATTCATATCCAAGCCTATGTGCAGTTGAAGTCAGATTAAGGTACATAATAATGTGTTAGTatcaaatgaaaatggaattcGTTTTAACTTGATAATGAATACCATATTAAAATTCGATCGCAAATTAACCTTTATCATTGGAATTTGGATTGTAAACAAAGGCTCAATCGTAGTttccaaataaaaattaaaaccacaTTTAATAGAGAATAAGTTCTGACAAATATATACTAATCAATCAGTTAAGAGACAACAGATTTTGACATGtaggaaaaataaatcttCCCTACCCCCAATTCCCAAATTAGACCCAGAAATATATAGTTATCAttgtaattataaataattactaGAAACTTATATAAATGTATGCAACCATTCTTATTAAGCACAACAGCTAGGCTAACATGGGAAGAAAGCATCAATATACACTTTCCATCATCAAATCAATGGCCAATTAGCTAGCTAGTAGTTCCTTTTATCACATtctcttggttttttttttttttttcatgaatgtctcaaaatatgaaattctttttttcatttttaaacatataatttttttatttgtcataatttttatattacttttaatattaaatagcattgaatatatatatatatatatatatatatatatattaatgcgAAATattacaatcaaaatttttttcttaatatctgtggaattcaaataataaaataaaatttgagagagtATATAATTACAATGTGAGACACTTCACTCTAAATATAATCTTAACATGGTTTTTGTTTAGTTAAAGACTTAAAAGTGGTTAAAATTGTAAATGCAATTTTTTAATGCCACAATGATATCCAACAAAGGacaaaataatagtaaaaattatttaaaagcataaatgagattatataaatctttgtaaattaagaagaaaaatcttaGTCCATGCACTGCTGTAATGTCCGCTGGAATGCGATAGGATACAAATTTGACAACTTATAATCTCCCATCAACCCACCTAGAATTTTGCCACGTCTTCATCGAATTCAGTCTATTCTCCATTACCGTTGATCAAAAACCCAATCATAGATTACAAACAAGCACAAATACACAGAATCCTCCCtcgttctctctctctccttcctTGGAGGCTTCAACTTTCTAACAATTTCCCTCACTCGTAtaaatttttctctctttttaatttattttcccaATCTTCTCACTAAACAGATGAAAGCTGACTGACCCAACAAGATAACAATCCATGGCGAGTCAACTTGAGCCAACTCAACTCAGAAACTGCTCCCACCATCCAACTCAGTGACCAGAGCTCTTAAAAAGCTCCGAGTTTGTTGATGGTCAAGATCGTCAGCTGTAAAACCCAGGtctttcttgttcttctgTAAGCCTCATTTTTACTAGAAATTTTCCATATTTATTTGTTGTTGTCTTTAAAGTCAGCATCTTGATGACCTAAAGTTAGGTTTCTTCCAATTTGAGAGGTTGTGGATTTGGGTTTTAGATCTGGGTTTCTTGATATTTGTGGTGAAATTAGGGTTTACTTTTTGGTTTTGATAAACTTGTGATGAGGGAAGGGTTTGTGGATTTGggtttttattggttttttgggtaaaattgaggatttgatgatttggttttgtttaattttatgattCTGTGATATTGGTTTCCTTAATTTTAGGTtatatttaaggtttttaTATCTGGGTACCTTAAACTTGTGAAGGTTATAAAGAGGGTTTTCCTGGGTTGAAAAGAAGGGTTGTTTTTGGAGCATTTGTCATGGCTGAGGAAACAACTGATACAATGAACCTTGATTTGAATCTGGGTCCAGCTCCTGAGACAGGGTCAGGATCAGTGTCGAATGAAAGCTTGAATTGGGATGATTTGGTTGATAACCCGTTTGATAGGATTAGAGAAGCTGTTAGGCGTAGGCGGTGGAGATGGCAGCAGGTTGAAATTCCTACTGCGACTCAGAACCTCTCTGTGGAATTGGATCAATTTATGGGGAATTCAGGCAATGTGAGCACGTTACAGGCAGGTGAGGGCAGTGTTGCTGCTGAGGAAAGAACGAGTGATGTACCCAAAGCATGTGAAAATACCAATGGATTTTTGGAAGATGAGGCTTCAGAAAAAAAGGATGATATTGAGAAGGGTGTTAGCAATGATGGGAGCTTTTTTGATTGTAACATATGCCTGGATTTGGCTCGGGAACCTGTTGTAACTTGTTGTGGACACTTGTTTTGTTGGTCTTGCCTCTATCGATGGTTACATGTGCATTCAGATGCAAGGGAATGTCCTGTCTGCAAAGGAGAGGTGACTGCTAAAACTCTGACCCCAATTTATGGTCGGGCGAACATTACCCATGAGCCGGAAGAGGACTCAGGTCTTAAAATCCCTTCTCGGCCCAGTGCACGGCGGGTGGACAGTTTGAGGCAAACTATTCAAAGGACTGCTTTAAATCTCCCAGTGGAGGAGATGATTCGCCGTCTTGGAAGCAGATTTGATTTGACCCGTGACCTGACTCCACCACAGGAGGCCAATGGTGCGCGGGAAACTACAGAAAGAGCTAATTCCATCCTTAACAGGATTTTGACATCTCGAGGATTGCGGGGAGAGCAAAATACTGGTGTGTCCCTTGATGATGTGGACTTGACACCTAGCAGCACAACTGGTAATGAGGTTATGTCCTCCCGGGTTCATTCTTTGTATCTTCAAAGACAATCACAAATTCGAAGGACATCAAGAATAACTTCTCTGACATCTGCACTGAGTTCAGCAGAAAGGATAGTTGAGGCATATTTTCGAAGCAACCCAGTGGGAAGAAATCAGGAGCAGCCACCAGCAGTTGATGATAGAGATTCTTTCTCAAGCATTGCTGCTGTAATAAACCCGGAGAGTCAAATGGACACTGCTGTCGAAATAGACTCTGTGGTATCACTTTCAGCTTCCTCTTCTAGAAGAAGAAACGATGCTTCAAGGGTTTCAGATGTTGATAGTGGTGACTCTCGTGCACATAGAAGGAGACGACTGAACTAGGAACTAGAAAGATTTTTGTCGAATCTCATGTCCTGGAACTGCTCAAGAATAGTCTTAACTGCATTCCATTTATATTGCTTTCACCTTACAAAGAATTCGGCTTCAACATTTATGATTTCGACGAAGGTGATCATAAAGATTCCAAATAGATTTGTGCTGGcattatgtgaattgaaatgtTATCATCTTTTCCTAAGGTTCCGTCCTTGATATGGTATGGCAAAACAGATTTGTACACGGAGCTAGTAGACCCATCTTTACTCTCGCTGTACATAACCATGCAAGCCTCATATATCTGATTATCTTTGCTTTCAgatgtcttcttcttcttcttcttcttcttcttcttcttcttatctTCTAAATCTTTATTTTGTATGGAAAATTTGCTAAAGCTATTATTTTCATCACCCctgaaatttaatttcttatctaTCCTAGGATGGATGTGTTGTTGTCAATTTGTTTTAAGGTCATTTATCTCCACTAATGCCAATTGCCAATTAGgaagtttctttttctctcaatCCTGACATAAATCATAGTATCTGGAAATTTGTTGGGATAATCCACCACTCCTCCCACCCACTAAACCAGAAAAAACCTGCATATATTagatcattttctctttatagTATTTAAAGAGAGAAGGGAACTGAATCTGGCTGTTTAAATAAGGATACATTATACATGTGCTCCCCTACCATTAGATCATTCTCTTCATTCTTCCCCGTTTTGGTGGAGAAGTTGATAGAAATGGAAGAATTTTTGGACATTGGGGCTGGGTTTAATTGTCCAGCTTGTCAGAAAATGAATTGTCACAGTTGCAGCCCAGTGGTAGTACTGCTCCCATTTGCCAAAATCTGGTGTTGGGTTAGCTTATGAATTTGGGCCGCAAAATTATGATCCTTCCTTCAGCTTTCAATAGCTAGCTTTAACATTTTTCTTAGGTTTTTCCCTATCCTATTTTACAAAAGCAGAATACAGAATGTACCCACAGAAACAACACAAATCTCTTCAGCCATTTCCTTGGTTCTAGCCATACCCCTTCTTCTTACAAGAAACTTTCAGTTTGAATTCCCTATTCCCAATACATATATCAACAAAGGAATAAATCCCAAGTGCTAAAACTAAAGTTTACTATTCCATTTGGGTTTCATAATCCGATAAACTGTTTATAGCCTCAACTTCTTACAAACGTTGATTTGTTAGGCAAGGCGTGAAGGAGAAATAACTAGTCttatttattcttctttttctttttaaagtttaaCTTGGACGTAAAAGTATTGACTTAAGACGGAGTTAAAATTATACTGTCTTCATCTGCAATTCAAGcaatattatttctttattagaTTTACTatagtaaaaattaaataaaagtgaaaaaaaaaaagggacaaAGTGTTAGGATTCAGTTTCATGttcaaacatgaaaataatgaaaaattaaagtataatgcagttgaaaaataaaaaatacatttaatcagaaaaataattgaatactacaatatcaatatttgtgtttttttcacgtaattttcatattaattataaaatttataagtttaagagttacaaATATTGTTctagatatcgtaatcaaaaACCAATTAAACCCAAAAACACTTGTGATGAAGCAATTAACCCGAAAGAAGAATAAGATAGTCTAAAATCTgacatttgaaatatttgtttctagatttgtcaaatcttcagccACTCAAgtgtttgatttttaatagTAATTCACACAATGGCCAAATAAGATCTTATCGAAGGTAAGATTTTACCTGTGgtagcaagttttgtttcaaaaataaaaagactaaAAGTTCTTCCCAAATCTTATTTCTGttagacaaagaaaactatttttcttttcttatttttatgaaaaggcTAGGAAGGACAAAAGGCTTAGAGTTTTAATTagctaacataacatatttgtATAACCAAACTAAATTGTaatcttaaataaaatatttgtatttttattcaattaactccttatgaacttaattaatttttccactttattttggtttgtTTCAATTAAGTTTAACttcattaattatccttatttaatctcaattaTGCCACTTAATGAGTGTGACCTATTAAATTTCTAATATGTtgacaataaatataaatcataatcaaatatcaatttaataattgatttatatttataaatcatgaACTATATCTAGCAGCATATCAAGACCACTGAAATGTTAgaaagtcaattaaagaatttgacaaaaacCTTTTAGTGATAAGCCTCTCAATACAACATgatcttttcatcaaatatctaaGATATGTAATAAAGCATGACTCAATACCTACTTATAACATTCCATATTAATTCTCATAATTCAGAACTAACCTTACAAATTTAGGAaaccaacttttcttaaattcaTCATACTTTGACCAAAGTCTTTACACAagttaatttataattaagaacaagtgagatacatcccttCATATTACTTGGGGTaatgaatcctctcttgaccaTTCATTTTACCTTTGTATGCTTCATGATATATCCAAAAACATCCTATTTAGGCATTTAGTCGCCTCCAGGCCCAAAGAGGTGAAATTAAGTATGTCATTCGTTATACAAGATGACCTAATATCTCTAGTCCAAGGACTAGTTACACGACTATCACATGAAAACATATTCCATAAATACTTTAGTGAAACACTAAATGAAATTCTCATAGCAGGTCATGTTCGATAAACTTGTTCTTCAACAAGCACTCACATGTTATCTTTAAGTATTAcatatacttcaatttatgagatcgattgcttacttttcAAGTAAAGAGGCTGAACATGTACTAGTCTTTGAGTATTGTTAATGTCCTGTCTTGACAATATAATGACCAAAAACAATTTAGGAACATAGCTCTGATACGtaataatctcataattgtaacagtTTTACAATTCACTCACAAGGCTTTTATGTTCTATGGGTTTTACCCAATTAATACTTAATAACTtcttattattgcactaatATGAAAGAAAACCTTTATCACATATAGTTATACCATTAAGTATACATTAAATGACGATAtatattccttaaccaatccaATTGACTCAAAAGCATATATCAAAAAGAAAGTTATCCAAAAAGGTAGTTTACGTGGAGAAATAATTAGTTAGGAATGAAGGAAAGTTGTTTTTTCTTCCCTATATTTggtatgaaaaataaaaatagagtaaaattataaataaaaagaatatttttcgtctgatttaaaatgattaaatttgaaaagaaagaataattgtaaatttttctatTAACCTTCGGCTTCCTTCACTTCCTTCCTCCTTTTCTCTTACCAAACATTGTGGTGAATAGAATAGATACTTCCTTTCTGGTGTTGGATTAATCAAACACAATTActgtctaaaatcttcattttcactCTACCTACACTTTTAGTCAAATGAAAATTGCTTTGAACCCTAAATAATGATGTCACCAtctgaatttattttaaatggtcAAAATACAATTTCATTAATTCGGATTAAAAATTCCTAAATGATACTAGCCATGATTCTATCTTTTTATACACAAGTTAATGGAAATCATGGTGTGATTAAAGAAGAAACCGACGAGACTATGATAATTATATTGCTCCAATCAAATTGATCGAAAATAATGGAGAGGATCTCAAGCCTAATAGATGCCGAGCAGACCGAAGAGAGCAATATAGCTCTGAAAAAATGAtacaacaaaaagaagagaaacagGATTATTATGTGCGGCCACCCCAATGGCAAAACAGGCCGGTGGCGCAATGCAAAATGGGGATAACATGTTTTCTGGTCTCAAAAATTCAAGGAAGATTATGAGCATGACTGGTTGAATTATGATGATGGCTATGATGCCGATGATGAtgatcataataataataataatcataataatggACAACAGAATCAAAAGCTGGAAAAAGGGGATGGAAATTAATGATTGTTGGATACAAAGAGAATGATCGAGCACACGAGAGAGTATGTTTCAAGGCATCCATAGTTTCAATGGTCAACATTCCCCATCATCACTTTTAAAACCCAACTCACATTTACTtgtgaatttttatttatttattttgctttgctTTGATTCATGCTTGTTGTCGACATAGTCAAcattcattattcatttcaggCTGCTTCATCTTAGTTATATCATAAGTAGTTGTAGCTGAGAAGAGAGAAACATCGTAAGGTTGAGCTAAGCATGATCTGTATGTGTGGTAATAATAtgaatcaaattcatcatacaCTTATTTCtcgatttttaatttgaaattcttaagttcaaaattaaaaaaaaaatgttgagaCTTTCCACTATACAATGCGTAATCCTAACTCAATGGACTTTACATGTATTAGAAGGAACTAGTTCATGATCATACAATCGTTTCCCATCAATTCCaacttttttataaaaaaatatttttaatgaactATGTTGGTCAAATAACTCTTTGGTTTCTCAACTATCAGCTCCTAGCAAATGCCTTCTCTGCCAATCCtcctattaaaattaaagcagccaagcaagaaacaagaaagGCAAACGTggtatttttgttatatttgcTAACCAATGTTGACAGAAAACTGAAAACTCTTTAGAAAGCTTTCAAACCATAATCAATAGTTGGAAAATCAAATTGACCAGTCAATACTTAGATATTGCCCGGAATAATTGTAATAATAACAGGAAGGAAAAGATAATGTTAATTAATGGTTAGGCTTGGAGTACTGAAAACCTGCTTCTTGTTAACTTATTCATATAATA from Theobroma cacao cultivar B97-61/B2 chromosome 5, Criollo_cocoa_genome_V2, whole genome shotgun sequence carries:
- the LOC18599129 gene encoding breast cancer type 1 susceptibility protein homolog, with amino-acid sequence MAEETTDTMNLDLNLGPAPETGSGSVSNESLNWDDLVDNPFDRIREAVRRRRWRWQQVEIPTATQNLSVELDQFMGNSGNVSTLQAGEGSVAAEERTSDVPKACENTNGFLEDEASEKKDDIEKGVSNDGSFFDCNICLDLAREPVVTCCGHLFCWSCLYRWLHVHSDARECPVCKGEVTAKTLTPIYGRANITHEPEEDSGLKIPSRPSARRVDSLRQTIQRTALNLPVEEMIRRLGSRFDLTRDLTPPQEANGARETTERANSILNRILTSRGLRGEQNTGVSLDDVDLTPSSTTGNEVMSSRVHSLYLQRQSQIRRTSRITSLTSALSSAERIVEAYFRSNPVGRNQEQPPAVDDRDSFSSIAAVINPESQMDTAVEIDSVVSLSASSSRRRNDASRVSDVDSGDSRAHRRRRLN